Sequence from the Ornithinimicrobium humiphilum genome:
ACTTCTCGCCCTTGAAGGCGTGCGCGAGCACCCAGGACGGGAAGGAGGTGATCTTGGCGTCGACGAGCAGCGGGCCGGAGTCGGGCCGCTCGACCCAGTCGCGGATCGGGGTCAGGTCCTCGACCGTCCGCGCCGTGATCGCCTCGGCACCGAAGCCGCGCGCGATGGCCGCGATGTCGGTGTCGGGGAAGGTCACGACCCGGAGGGCGTCGTGGTCGTCGTCGAAGTGGTGCAGCTCGGCCCCGTAGGCCGCGTCGTCGTAGACGAGGACCAGCAGCCGGAGCCCGAGGCGCACCGCTGTGTCCAGCTCGGTGAGGCTCATCATGAACCCGCCGTCCCCGACGGCGGCCACGGTGACCACGTCGGGCCGGGCGACCGCGGCGCCGATGGCCGCACCGAGGGCGAGGCCGATGGACTGGAACGCCTGCGGGAAGACGAAGCTGCGGGCGTCCGGGACGGACAGGTACATCGAGGGGTAGCCGATGAAGTTGCCGCCGTCGGCCGCCACCACCCGGTCGGTCGGCAGGATGCCGTCCACCGCGATCGACAGCGTCCGGGGGTCGAGGTGGGTGGTGGTGCTGGTGTCCTCGTAGGGCACCTGGGACCAGCGGCCGCCGGTGTCTATGGCCGTCCGGGCCGCGTCGGTCCGGTAGCCGACGCCGGCGCGCTGCCCCACGATCGCGCCGGCGGCGCGGGCGATCGCGCCGGAGTCCGCCACGATCGCGTGGTCGGGCTCGTGGTGGAAGCCGATCGCGTCGGGGTCGGAGTCGACGACGATCACGGTCGAGCCCTCGAGCAGCGCGCCGTGCCGGGTGGTCCAGCCGTTGAGCCCGGCACCGAAGGCGACGACCAGGTCGGCGTCGGTGATGAGCTCGGCGGCGGCCGGCGTGGCGAAGCCCCCCATGACGTCGACCGACCAGGGGTGGCCCTGGAACAGGCCGCGCGCCACCGCGGTGGTGGCCAGCAGGGCTCCGCTGCGGTCGGCGAGGTCGACGAGCTCCTCGCGCGCGCCCAGGGCGCCACGGCCACCGAGGATCACGGGCCGCTCCGCCGCCAGCAGGGCGCGGGCCACGAGCTCGGCGCCCTCCTGGCTCTCGGGGGTCCGCAGGAGGGAGTAGCCGAGGGGCAGGTCCGGCCCGGGGTCGCCGGCGAGCAGCTGCTCCTGGACGTCGAGCGGGAGGTTGAGCACGACGGTGCGCCGCTCGTCACGGGCCCGCTGGTAGGCGCGGACCGTGTCCTTGACGGCCGTCGCGGCCGACCGCACCGCGGCGACCTCGACGCCGAGCCCGAGCAGGGTGGCCTCCTGGTCGATCCAGAAGTTGCTGGTCTTGGCGGTGGGCGGGGTGTCGCCGGTGAGGACGAGCAGCGGGGTCCGGCTCTTGGCCGCCTCCGTGATCGCGGTCAGCGCGTTGGTGAGGCCGCAGCCCTGGTGCACGCTCAGGGCCGTCACGCGGCCGGTGACGCGGGCGTGCGCGTCGGCCATCATGCCGGCGCCCAGCTCGTGCCGGGCCGAGACGTAGCGTGCGCCGCGGCGCACGAGCTCGGCGGTGACGACGTAGTTGCCGGACCCGACGACGCCGAAGATCTCCCGCAGCCCCAGGCGGTGCAGGGTCGCACCGACGACCTCGGCGACCGTGCGCAGCGACTGCTCCGTCTGCGGGCGCACCGCGGTGGTCACGGGGTCACCTGCTCGAGCTCGGTCTCGGACTGGGACATGGCCGTCTCCTTCGTGTCGAGATTGTCGGCGCTGACGCCGTGGGCGATCTGGGCCGGGACGATGCCCGCCTTGGCCAGCTGGATCTGCTCGTAGATGTGGTGCCGCAGCTCGGCGAACCGAGCCGTGGAGCGGGTCTCCAGCTGGGACCGCTGCGCGGGCAGGTCGATGTGGACGTCCTCCTGGACCACCGTCGGCGAGGAGGACAGGACGATGACGCGCTCGGCCAGGTAGACCGACTCGTCGATGTCGTGGGTGACGAAGAGCACCGTCACGCCGAGGCGCTGCCAGATGTCGCGGACCAGGTCCTCGAGGTCGGCCCGGGTCTGGGCGTCGACGGCGGCGAACGGCTCGTCCATGAGCAGCACGTGCGGCTCGTAGGCCACGGCGCGCGCGATGGCGACGCGCTGCTGCATACCTCCGGAGAGCTGCCAGGGGTAGCGCTTGTGCGCGTGGGCCAGGCCGACCGCCTCCAGGGCCGCCGCGACCCGGCGCTCGCGCTCGGCGGCGGGCACCCTGGCGTTCTTCAGCGGCAGCTCGACGTTGCCGTGCACCGTGAGCCACGGGAAGAGCGAGCGGCCGTACTCCTGGAAGACCACGGCCATCGTGCGCGGCGGGCCGGTGACGCGCTCGCCCTCGAGGATGACCTCGCCCGACGTCGGCTCGAGCAGCCCCGAGATGATCTTGAGCAGGGTGGTCTTGCCCGCCCCGGAGGGGCCGACGATGCAGGCCAGCTCGCCCCGGGCGACGTCGAAGGTGAGGTTGCGGACGGCCTCGACCGGGCCGGCGTCGGAGGCGTAGACCTTGCGCACGTCGCGGACCGAGAGCAGCACCTCGCGCTCGGGCCGGGGGCCGACCGGGCTGGTGGGCTGGGTGGTGTCACTCACTGTGCTCGACCTCTTTCAGGCCGTGGTACCAGCGCAGCACGCGCCGTTCCACGAGGGAGAAGATCGCGGCCATCAGCACGCCGATGAGGCCGAGCAGCGCGATGCCGCTCCACATCTCGGGCACGGCGAAGGACCGCTGGAACTGGATGATGGTGAAACCGAGACCGGACGAGGAGGCGAACATCTCGGAGATGACCATGAGGATCAGCCCGATGGAGAGCGCCTGCCGGATGCCGGTGATGAAGGCCGGGCTGGCGGCCGGCAGCGTCAGCATGCTGATCCGCGAGGGCCCCTGTATGCCGTAGACCTTGGCGGTGTCCGAGAGCACCTCGTCCACGGCCCGGACGCCCTCGATGGTGTTGAGCAGGATCGGCCAGGTGCAGCCGAAGACGATGACGGCCACCTTCATCGTGTCGTTGACGCCGATGAGGACCATGAGGACCGGGACGAGCACCGGCGGCGGGATCGCCCGGAAGAACTCCAGCACGGGCTCGGTCAGGCGCCGCAGCACCCGCGAGGACCCGATGGCCAGCCCCAGGCCGATGCCCAGGACGATCGCGCCGGCGAGCCCGACCGCGAGGCGGACCAGCGAGGGCAGGACGTCGTCGACCAGCCGGTCGCCGATCCACACCTCGCGGAAGACGGTGACCAGCTCGCCGGGCCTGGGCACCCAGAAGCTGTCGGTGTCGCGGCTGAGCAGCCACCACAGCGCGACGAGCACGGCGGGCAGCGCCACGGCGTAGAACGCCTTGCGCAGGAGGCTCATCGGGCCACCTCCGCCCGGACCGAGGGGTGCCAGGCGAGCACGCGGCGCTCGATCGCCCGGAAGACGGTGTTGATGGCCACGCCGATCAGGCCGGTGGCGAGGACCAGCGCGTACATCGGTGCGTAGGAGCCGCTCGACTGCGCCAGGGCGATCTCCCGGCCCAGGCCGGGGTTGTTGATCACGAGCTCGGAGGTGACGGCCAGGATGAGGGCGACCGAGGCACCCAGCCGCAGCCCGGTCATCAGGTAGGGCAGGACCGTCGGCCAGACCACGTGCCGCACCCGGGCGAGATAGCCCATCCCGAACGAGCGCGCCGTGTTGCGGGCCACCGGGTCGACGTCCGCGACGCCGTAGAGCACCTGGATGAGCACCTGCCAGAACGACGCGTAGACCACCAGCAGCAGCTTGGACTCCAGGTCGACGCCGAAGAGCAGCACGGCCAGCGGGATGAGCGCCACCGAGGGGATGGGGCGCAGGAACTCGATCGTGCTGGCGGTCAGCCGCCGCAGCAGCGTCGAGCCGCCGATGACCAGCCCGGCCACGACGGCGACCGCCGAGGCGAAGGCCAGGCCGAGGCCCCAGCCCTGCAGGGTGTCCCAGACCGCGGCCCAGAACTCGACGTAGGTCAGGTTGCGGGCGAAGACCGGCAGGACCTCGCTGGGCGGGGGCAGGTACTTCGCCGGGATGATCCCGAGCGCGGGCACGAGCTCCCAGACGAGCAGGAAGATCAGTGTCCCGGCCAGCCCCAGGACCGCGGGGGGCAGCGCCAGCAGCCGGTCCTCCAGGGACCGGGACCTGCGTGCGGCCACCCGTTCCCCGCTGCCCGGGACGGGCGTCGTCGCCACGTCGACCATGGTGGTGTCCGTCCTTGTCTCAGACCGTCGTCACGGCAGGCGTGACGACGGGCGTCCAGGTGGGTCGCGCGGCCTCGAAGCCGGCGATGTCGGCCTCGTGCCGCAGCGTGAGGGAGATGTCGTCGAAGCCGTTCTCCAGGCGCCACGCGACGTAGTCGTCGATCTCGAAGGTGGCCACGAGGTCGCCGCAGGTCACCTGCCGGGCGGGCAGGTCGACGGTGACGGTCGCGCCGGGCTCGGCCTCGAGCCGCTTCCAGATCAGCTCGATGTCGCCCTGGTCGATCTGGGCGGTCAGCAGCCCGCCCTTGCCGGAGTTGCCGCGGAAGATGTCGGCGAACTTCGAGGACAGCACGACCTTGAAGCCGTACTGCTGCAGCGCCCAGACCGCGTGCTCGCGCGAGGAGCCGGTGCCGAAGTCCGGTCCCGCGACCAGGACGGAGCCGGCGGAGTAGGCCCGCTGGTTGAGCACGAAGTCGGCGTCCTCGCGCCATCGGGCGAAGAGCGCGTCCTCGAAGCCGGTGCGCGAGACGCGCTTGCAGAACTCGGCCGGGATGATCTGGTCGGTGTCGACGTTGGAGCGCCGCAGCGGCACGCCGGTCCCGGTGTGGGTGGTGAACGCGTCCATCAGACCAGTGCCTCCTTGGACAGGTCGGCCGGGGAGGAGAGGGTGCCGCGGACCGCGGTGGCGGCCGCGACGGCCGGGGACACCAGGTGGGTCCGACCGCCCGCGCCCTGACGGCCCTCGAAGTTGCGGTTGGAGGTCGAGGCGCAGCGCTGGCCGGGCCGGAGCTGGTCGGGGTTCATCCCGACGCACATCGAGCACCCCGCGAGGCGCCACTCGGCGCCGGCCGCGAGGAAGACCTGATCGAGGCCCTCGGCCTCGGCCTGCAGCCGGGTCGCGTGGGAGCCGGGCACGACGAGCAGCTGGACGCCGTCGGCGACCGTGCGCCCGCGCAGCACGTCGGCGGCGGCCCGCAGGTCCTCGATCCGGCCGTTGGTGCACGAGCCGAGGAAGACGGTGTCCACCGCGATCTCCCGCATCGGGGTCCCGGCGGTCAGACCCATATAGTCGAGGGCGAGCCTCGCTGCACCGCGGGTCTCCTCGTCGGCGAAGGAGTCGGGGTCGGGGACGGCCTCGCCGAGCTGGACAGACTGGCCGGGGTTGGTGCCCCAGGTGACGTAGGGGGTCAGCTCGCCCGCGTCGATGTAGACCTCGGCGTCGAAGACCGCGTCGTCGTCGGTGCGCAGCTCGGACCAGGCCGCGACCGCGGCGTCCCAGTCGGCGCCCTTCGGGGCGTGGGGGCGGCCCTCGAGGTAGGCGAGGGTCTTGTCGTCGGGGGCGATCAGGCCCGCGCGGGCGCCGGCCTCGATCGACATGTTGCAGATGGTCATCCGCCCCTCCATGGAGAGGGCCCGGATGGCGCTGCCGCGGTACTCGATCACGTAGCCCTGGCCGCCGCCGGTGCCGATGCGGTTGATCACCGCGAGGATGACGTCCTTGGCCGAGACCCCCTCGGGCAGCTCGCCCTCGACCGTGACCGCCATCGTCCGGAACGGCTTCAGCGG
This genomic interval carries:
- a CDS encoding thiamine pyrophosphate-binding protein — translated: MTTAVRPQTEQSLRTVAEVVGATLHRLGLREIFGVVGSGNYVVTAELVRRGARYVSARHELGAGMMADAHARVTGRVTALSVHQGCGLTNALTAITEAAKSRTPLLVLTGDTPPTAKTSNFWIDQEATLLGLGVEVAAVRSAATAVKDTVRAYQRARDERRTVVLNLPLDVQEQLLAGDPGPDLPLGYSLLRTPESQEGAELVARALLAAERPVILGGRGALGAREELVDLADRSGALLATTAVARGLFQGHPWSVDVMGGFATPAAAELITDADLVVAFGAGLNGWTTRHGALLEGSTVIVVDSDPDAIGFHHEPDHAIVADSGAIARAAGAIVGQRAGVGYRTDAARTAIDTGGRWSQVPYEDTSTTTHLDPRTLSIAVDGILPTDRVVAADGGNFIGYPSMYLSVPDARSFVFPQAFQSIGLALGAAIGAAVARPDVVTVAAVGDGGFMMSLTELDTAVRLGLRLLVLVYDDAAYGAELHHFDDDHDALRVVTFPDTDIAAIARGFGAEAITARTVEDLTPIRDWVERPDSGPLLVDAKITSFPSWVLAHAFKGEK
- a CDS encoding ABC transporter ATP-binding protein, with the protein product MSDTTQPTSPVGPRPEREVLLSVRDVRKVYASDAGPVEAVRNLTFDVARGELACIVGPSGAGKTTLLKIISGLLEPTSGEVILEGERVTGPPRTMAVVFQEYGRSLFPWLTVHGNVELPLKNARVPAAERERRVAAALEAVGLAHAHKRYPWQLSGGMQQRVAIARAVAYEPHVLLMDEPFAAVDAQTRADLEDLVRDIWQRLGVTVLFVTHDIDESVYLAERVIVLSSSPTVVQEDVHIDLPAQRSQLETRSTARFAELRHHIYEQIQLAKAGIVPAQIAHGVSADNLDTKETAMSQSETELEQVTP
- a CDS encoding ABC transporter permease, with the translated sequence MSLLRKAFYAVALPAVLVALWWLLSRDTDSFWVPRPGELVTVFREVWIGDRLVDDVLPSLVRLAVGLAGAIVLGIGLGLAIGSSRVLRRLTEPVLEFFRAIPPPVLVPVLMVLIGVNDTMKVAVIVFGCTWPILLNTIEGVRAVDEVLSDTAKVYGIQGPSRISMLTLPAASPAFITGIRQALSIGLILMVISEMFASSSGLGFTIIQFQRSFAVPEMWSGIALLGLIGVLMAAIFSLVERRVLRWYHGLKEVEHSE
- a CDS encoding ABC transporter permease; the encoded protein is MVDVATTPVPGSGERVAARRSRSLEDRLLALPPAVLGLAGTLIFLLVWELVPALGIIPAKYLPPPSEVLPVFARNLTYVEFWAAVWDTLQGWGLGLAFASAVAVVAGLVIGGSTLLRRLTASTIEFLRPIPSVALIPLAVLLFGVDLESKLLLVVYASFWQVLIQVLYGVADVDPVARNTARSFGMGYLARVRHVVWPTVLPYLMTGLRLGASVALILAVTSELVINNPGLGREIALAQSSGSYAPMYALVLATGLIGVAINTVFRAIERRVLAWHPSVRAEVAR
- the leuD gene encoding 3-isopropylmalate dehydratase small subunit, which encodes MDAFTTHTGTGVPLRRSNVDTDQIIPAEFCKRVSRTGFEDALFARWREDADFVLNQRAYSAGSVLVAGPDFGTGSSREHAVWALQQYGFKVVLSSKFADIFRGNSGKGGLLTAQIDQGDIELIWKRLEAEPGATVTVDLPARQVTCGDLVATFEIDDYVAWRLENGFDDISLTLRHEADIAGFEAARPTWTPVVTPAVTTV
- the leuC gene encoding 3-isopropylmalate dehydratase large subunit yields the protein MGRTLAEKVWARHVVRSAEGEPDLLYIDLHLIHEVTSPQAFDGLREAGRRVRRPDLTLATEDHNVPTTLGLVKDEISRTQLETLRANCAEFGIVHHARGRLGQGIVHVIGPELGLTQPGMTIVCGDSHTSTHGAFGALAFGIGTSEIEHVLATQTLPLKPFRTMAVTVEGELPEGVSAKDVILAVINRIGTGGGQGYVIEYRGSAIRALSMEGRMTICNMSIEAGARAGLIAPDDKTLAYLEGRPHAPKGADWDAAVAAWSELRTDDDAVFDAEVYIDAGELTPYVTWGTNPGQSVQLGEAVPDPDSFADEETRGAARLALDYMGLTAGTPMREIAVDTVFLGSCTNGRIEDLRAAADVLRGRTVADGVQLLVVPGSHATRLQAEAEGLDQVFLAAGAEWRLAGCSMCVGMNPDQLRPGQRCASTSNRNFEGRQGAGGRTHLVSPAVAAATAVRGTLSSPADLSKEALV